taacctgtcactaccgagggactagcctcggcctctgcctgcatcacggtgaacactcgagctggagtcaagctgtccaccttccatgcttcccctttcttcactatttggcagtccttcttgaggtgtcccaacaccccacacacataatagGCCTTGGCCTGGCAtttgcccagatggcgtcttctgcaccttgtgcactTTGGGTAGCTCCTCCATGTGTCACTGCCTTCCTGATGGCCACCTGGAACACCTCAaaccctcctatcaagaccagtagcggttgaagtgtcaggggtcttcttcttcagatcactggggcccccgcccctaccagatccaaAATATGGTGGCACCGGCCTGCGAACCTTTCGTCTCGCAGCattttccctccaaatcttgttttcCGCTTCCTCAGAGGTAAGAtccttctcaatagcctgggcataagttgtcccccagGTACTggtgtaattctcacatctcgggctatcatagcattaagccctctgataaatttttcctgcctagctgcatcagtaggcacaaggtctggtgcaaactttgtatgtctgtcaaactttagggcatatcctgtaactgtcatattgccctgcaccaaccccacaaattcattcactttcACTGCCCTAAcgacaacattatagtacttctgactaaacaagtccttgaatccgtcccaacccagagtagtaacatctctattctgtgatgccacttcccaccatgtACAGGCATCTTCTCTCAGcttgtatgtggcacaggccaccctatcatgaccctctaccctcatgaagtccaggataacagtaatcatactcatccactgttcagcttttagttgatctggtcctccctcgaaGATTGGAAGGTGCTGCTTTGGAACTGCTCATACAATGACTCCCACCTATTCCAAACTTCCAATGGATGAAAAACTGGTGCCattgcaggtggcacaatagatgcAACACTCtttgacggagcctgctgtctcagaagaCGGATTTGCTCATCCTGGCTTTGAAGctgggcttgcatgtctgccataatctgctaccagttctcagggaatggtagagggttctggccctggtcatcatccttAGCCTCAGACCCAGTGCTAGCTAGTCGTATAGAttgccttggatgcatagctatctaagttaatctacaatcaatgagtcagcggtcagactatgatgacagggtaacaatctttccatgaaTCATTATTGGAACAcaatcaatcacaagcaatcaagatatgacagtttatccaaatattcatccacatgcaacatcaatgctaataagcacgcccttATATCATCActcagtagtcaagggccaggccctatcggCATCTCATGCTACCTATAAACCAAACAGATAACAACGTTCATATTTCTTTCCAAAAACTTAAGCATATatacacaaatatacaattaccaaaccttgagtcgagcttgtctttagtggcgaatatacatgtccagccagtcttcaggaacccttaaacctagaatgctctgataccaagttgtaacgcccttgataaccaagaccgttacactgtgtgtttataaaggtgcaagacttgctaataaagtcatttactTAAAAATGTGACACTTAAAcaataattgaactagggttaaaaggttttggtcatagaAGATAAGTTTCATTGAAATAAAACTTtaatacacgggatcccaaaaacagggttaaggaacaatttacaaaatttcaaaagttatgtacaaccacaagccactctaatggcaaaataggcactttaggttgtCCTGTCCATGTATCATTCCTtggccgtggcagacgagcagttgactatgtacattctgccccagagctctcatactcaggattggtccaccttgcctttgcctttacctgcaccacatagcacccgtgagtcaaggcccagcaagaaaaccataatgcagagcataaacaatacagtcaatcaaataatccataaagtttttatccaggtattcaacatgccataACAGTCATCTAATCAGAGAGGTCAATCAATTATTCATAAGCCATTCATCTCAGTATTAAACAAGCTATAAGCAACAGACAATAATGACatcatatcaatattcatcatacaatacccagggtcgacgcccttaggccgcaccctctatttaacccactgtctccggCTCACATAGGCCGAGCacagtgtttaacccactgacttcggccagcttaaaccgagctcaatgattattaAGCTATCCTTatctaccaatggccgagccccATCCTGTACGAAAATATCAGTTCCGACACTTTttggccgtttatttcatgctcacatggaatatcatattcatacaacaATTGTATGcagatatagggagcccttagtcccatcacaaccacacaaaagggtgcaattttcttacctttaattctgagtgcTTTGGTTAATAAAGACGACCCGTGAGCATGATCCCGTTTCGAGCCCTagtgtaaacctagtcacaatccataaatggtactttgaTGAGTTTAAATTTCAAGATGGACAATCCCGGGACCAAACTCACGCTcttgggacctctaattccaccaaacaaagtGGTGAAACCATcccccccgagcccccaagaaaaaccttaaaaagtacccaaaaaccaatttctggaggcagggtagcactacaatgCTACAAGaggggcgctacagtgctacaagagGGGAACTACAGCACTACAAGAGGGGCGCTATACCGCTATACCGCTATAGTCAGAAACCCAGCCCCCCAGGAAACACAGCCTAGCGCTACAACATTGCAACCCGAACATGCAAAATTCTGGATTTTTCCCATCGAACTTTtctgagccaaagctccaaaaacccactccaatcatcaaccaaactcaaaattgagTCCACAACTCACTATATCTCATAAAAAACAACCTAATAACACCCAAAACCTAGCTAAGAACCCCATCAACCACAGGAATCAaagttgagcttgaagctcaaaaacaccATTTGAAAAATAGAAAACTCAGACAGTTAAGGCCAAAAATTGTTACCACAAATGGATgaatccgaccctaggttgcccttagTGCACTTCCAAGATTTAACTCCTccaattcccaagcttaagtccTTAAACTCCATCCAAAATCCAAAATCTGAAATCATCCTCAACAAAACTCAACAAACTCAGaaaaaccttaaaccttacctgAACTTGGAAGCTAAttccagctgaactccttagTTACTCCAAGGATAAAAGCCCCAAAGCCTATCCTAGACTTCCTTTTGAGTTCTCAGCTTAAAAATCctcaagggagagtgagagagggaAAAATCATGAGGGAGAGAAATGGGTGAGTTGAGTGCCTctgttttccttctttttccttcacTGCTTCTACCACTTTCTATTGCAGTctaaggaaaaaaaattatatctttATCCCCTCTAATAACCTAAAGACTCTTTTACCCTCCCAACTAAAACTAAGCCTTTTAATTAATCtaagggtatattggtcatttgctcccaattcctgctaatcccTCGAGTCTTCCTAATATTTAtcacttaaatcccgtcatctaattaatcaccaattatttttccccaatgtctaaaaatctccaatatatttcccaaatttctagaaatacccccaggctccctcaagccgggtataaatccccgccgtgactatttcgccaaaccgctcaataggattgtctcgagccatatgctacaaatatatccacataataatgtggtctcaacaatttaccacaaataatcacatctatgccctcagcgggccaaaattacaaatatgcccttataagctaaacatgcccacatgcatatctaatactcataaacatgcatttcacttatccatataatcatataatcaggcatatcacataatcatgcatttaatcattaaaattacacataaaccaattatgccccctccctgcatgctaatcaaggtccttaagccttattagcaattttaggtcATTACAACACAAGACGATAgaaatagatggagttctccGGCATATACTGCTGAAGATATCCCATGCCCCTCTTATGTTATCCCCACGTTATCTGGATTGATTTGTGGAGTAATAGAAGTTTGAAAGGTTTTTGAGAACAAGTTAGAGTTGAAGACGAAGGCACACTTGTATGCAATGAAGCAGAACAttgagtttgtggtgaagaagttAGGTATTGAAGTTTGGTATATcacttgcaaggatcctgattgtgggtggagattGAAGGGGAAGAGAAAGCCTAAATTTGATATGTTTGAGATAACTCATTTCACCAATAAACACACTTGATCACTTAACCTCCGACATAAAGGCCATCACCAAGCTGCACCTTGGGTTATTGGTCAttgcataaagaaaaaatatcagtCTTGATCGAATGcgtacatggaaaacaacataagagAAGACATTAAGAATGATTATGGCATTAATTTGTCATGTGGAAAATCTTGGAGATTTCAAGAGAAGGCTCTTtcttatgtcagagggacactggAAGCATCCTACCAGAAGTTACCATCGTACCTGTTCATGCTTCAACAAATAAATCATGAGATGTTGACATATTTTGTCACTGAGGAGGATCGGTTCAAATATTGCTTTTTCTCACTCGGAGTTAGTAGAAGAGGGTTTCGTACATGTCGTTCTGTGTTATGTGTGGACGATACtttttttaaagacaaaataCGGTGGGAAGATGTTATGTGCAGTTGCGCTGGATGCAAATAACCATCTATATCCAGTTGCATTTGGTATTGTGGATAGTGAGAATCATGATTCTTGAAAGTATTTCATGTCAAAGCTAAAGGAAGCGATTGGGGAAGTTAAGGACCTGGCATTTGTATCTGACAGGCATGCAAGTATTACACATGCCTTGGAAACTATTTTCCCCGATGCCTATCACGATgcttgctaccaccacattagtatgaatatggttgctaaattcaagaattATCATTGTCATGTGTTGATGTATAATAAGGCATATGCttttaggaaatccaagttccaTGCCCACTtcgaaaaaatcaaatcaaaagacccagctattgctcaatacctagaaggcatgggttttgataagtggtcccgtgcttactttcctagaaataggtatgtcattgtgaattgtattttaatttatgaaatcttGTAAATGTACATTACTATTAAATGTTAGTTTTCCTAGATACTAGgtataatataatgacaagcaattaCGCTGAACGTTTCAACAATAAGACCCGGGGCGCTAGAAGCTTTCCGATAACTACTTTCGTCGAATTTATTCGCTTCACACTGCAGTCTTGGTTCTGTGATAGGAGATAAACTAGCGAGAAGACAACTACAAATCTTGCATCAACCTATGAGAAAGATTTGGTGGATATGGCTGAGAAAGCTCGATTCTTGATCCCTTATGCAATAGGGAGGCATGAGTTCCATGTGTTAGATGGTGAGCTGAATGGTGAAGTCGACCTCCTAAATAAGACATGCACATGTGGCGTGTTTAAGCTTATTGGTATCCCAAGTGTTCATGCACTATCTGGATCCCTTAAGCGAGGGGTGAACTTTTATTCGCTGTGTTCAGATTACTATAAAATTGAGACATCAAGGTCCTCTTACACAGAATCTATATATCCTACTGGTAACGAGGAAGAGTGGATTGTTCCACATGACATTATGACAATAAAAGTAAGAACATTTACGCAAAAAAACCCAgttggtcgtccaaagaagaaacaaggtaggcCTAAGAAGAAACGAAATCCTTCCAATGGAGAGAAAGTGGTTGTAGAACACAAGTGCAGCATATGTGGAGGTCTAAGCCATAATAGGGCAACTTGTAAAGTTCATGTTTGAAATTTATGGCATCGATGTTAAACTTTTTATTTGGATACTAATGGTCtttgttaatctttttatttgtgtattaatggactTTGTTAATCTTTTATATGTGTATTAATGGATTTTGTTAATCAAAATGACATTGTTTATATACAAAACTAAGGAGATATACTATTGTGTATCATCGAATATCCATCGAAATAACATTGTTTATATATCAAAACTAAGGAGAAATCAAAATAAATGTTCAAACATATAGAAAAAGTCAAGGGTACACATTCCTGTAAAAAATGTCGATGCATAATTTATCCCTGAAGTACTTAATGTGGTCCTTGATGGCATATGATAAGGGAATGTCTCCAAGAATAAACTCCAAGTGCTTGATGGTGAATACGCAGCAATTTCCACTGAAACCAAGAAATCacatttgtgagtgtattgaaaATTAAAGGAGAACAATGTTATGAAAAACTGAAGTTAGTACGTCTAAATACCTGGTTCTAGACTGTGGGACAATATCAGTGGACATGCGCCGCCAATCAAAGTTTGGAACGGTGATCTTCGGTCGAGCTATTTTCAACCTGGGGTGTCCTTTAAACATACCAAAAGCATTGAGTAAAGATGGAAGCATCCTAGTCCAAGGCTTGATCAACTCAGACAACTTATTATGGCTAAAGTTGGAATGATCTAAGTCAAATACAGTGATCATCCAATTAGTGAAATTTATTTCGCAAAGGACCCAATGACGATTTTCCAAGCACCAATGGAAGTAGACCTCGTTGCAATCACCCCAAGGCTTCTTGTATTTTTTAGCATCTCCTTTCATGAAATTCAGAATGTCCTCATCCCATTGGTAAGTCCTGCTTTTGTTCTTGAAGTCCTCATATCTAGCAGGAATATACTGTGCAAATGATAAATCAAGTAGGGTAGCTTTCATGGGGTACGTCTTCGGCAACTCAAAAAGACATCTTCGTATAAGATAATTCGCAGCGTCGAGATGCTGCaaataaatagagtatcgttaaGGAATAGTGGATTGTTAAAATGAGATGAATGTGTTGACTGCAAATATAAAAGACTTACAGTTTCTACCAACCATTCTTTTGCCACCTTCAACTTTAAGAACCAAACAGGGGTGCCATCACAACATTCCAACTTCCTCGGTCTATTGTTGTCAATCTCACCGAGTACCCATCGGTTAAAAGTTGTCAACATATCTTGATCCAACACCTTTAAAGGATGGATCGTAACTGGGTCCTTGAACTTTGGTTTCTTGGCTCCTGGAGTATAGTCCTCGTACCTTACAAGTCTCTGTCTAGTGTGCTTACCTGTAATGGGAGAAATTAGTATCTAATCTCTTTAAGACATGTAAAAACTCATAGATTAGTAGTACCTAAGATTGTTTGCACTGGCTGAGGGGGTGTGGCATCTCCAACAGGAGGCTCCTAAAATGTGGGGAGAATGTCGTACTCCACATCCTCTGTTGGAGTAGGTGCAGGAGCAGGTATACCACTAAGTGTTGCCAGCTTCTCCAATATGACTTCTTGATTCTTAAGAACGATACCTAGAGTGGCCTTAACCTCGTCCACTGCACCTGATAGTCTGGCCATCTCACCCAACACAAATTTATAAGCCCCAGGAGTAGGAGTAGAAGTAGGTTCTGCACTAGCATTTGGAGCAGTCTCCGTCGGGGCATCCTCCACAAATATGGCAGCCTCCACGACTATCTCAGCCACCGCAGTAGCCTCTGCCTCAGAATCGTAAGGTATTCCATCCTCTGGTGCAAGCTTGATCATATCCTGCAACATCGCATAACTAGAAGCATCCCCCTCTGTCCTCTAATATATGGTGCCGAAGAAGTCTCGCTCGTCTGGTCGAGGccttaggatagaaatgcatgacTGCTATAATGGAAATAAAAAAAGCAACTTAGAAACGACATAAGTTGATTAGTATAATTCACAAGttcttgaattatttaaatttaaaataacttaCATGTCTCCTCGCATGTACATCCTTCACATGCAAATGCTTTGGCTGGCCTGTGTTCTCCCACTGTAGCATCCTAGGGAACTTGAATCCACAGGGCTTGGCGTATTCCTTCTGCAAATCAAGAATCATCTTGTCTGTCCAATATTGCAAGGCTGCTGGATACCCCTTGCAGGTGTACTTTGCCTCCACCTGAACACCCTTAAAAGACTCCACCTTAGTGGTCTTCTTTGCCTTCTTACCAGGTATTGTAGCACTAATCGCTTTCATATCTCTAGTGAATTATTTCACAGTTGTATCGAATGAAAGGGATCCCCATCGATTCTTCTCAAAATAATCTAAATCGTCGACCATCAACAATGAATCTTTCCAAATAGCATTGTCGTTCTCAACGACCAATAGTATTCTCCCCACAAAGTAAACCAAACCGAGCTTGTAGAAATCATCAGGTACATTGCACATACTAGAAGCTCATTCCAACATATTGAACCTAATGTCTTTCTCAGGTTCCACATTCAAATATGTATCAACTAGGCAGGAGGACGTAAGGTGAGGTTAAATGTTAGCGGCAAGTGGTGGACAGAAGCAGCTCAGGCTAGTCATAATGGAAAACTCGTGCACCCCAAACTTACATAAGTTTGGGCCCATCAAGAAGTGCACCTCATCGCCACGCGGAGACTTCTCCTTTCGCAAAAGTAGTGTGTGAACCAATGCCCTAGAGAATTAAAAGGCAAGGGCTGTGAATCAAAAAACAGACTCATTAACCCTCCCCAACAACCCATGCTCCTCAAAccttttcttcaattttgttaaCCTCCCGAAACCCCTATAGGTAATACACCCGGCATAATGATCCTCTATAGGGATGTCAAGTGGTGGGATACGTTTGGGTGGCATctgcaaaatataaaaaaaaaagagagaattagttgaatttacaaaaaaaatacttAGTCTGCTATTGTCATCGAATtaccatcgatttggcatcgaaacaaaaagaaaaaatcaacatatacaagcatgcatcaaaacaacatcaaaatactatcgatataccatcgaaaatgattttacaaataaaaaaacaaactatcgATGTGCCATCGAAATACATCTAACAAATAACAACTGACTAAGCCACCCTCGAATCAACATCGAAATactatcgatataccatcgaaactGATTTTACAACTAAATAAACAAACTATCGATGTgccatcgaaatggcatcgaaatactatcgatataccatcaaaactgattttacaaataaacaaacaaactatCGATCTGCCATTGAAATGGCATCAAATTACATTTAGCAAATAACAATTGACTAAGCCACCAtcgatgtaacgccccaaactccagggaccattacggtgtgccttgtaaacagtgctaaactcgttaaccgagtcatttgtccaaaaacgtgaactaagtatgattaacggtttagggattaaaaactttggttaagatgtaacgtctcactagaatgtttagtatatacattgggatcccgaaaacaaaagtttcagagtttattacagaaggtatttacaacaggccgttctaagcggcaaaacagggttcaaccctagttcccctttaaacctcggccgtggcggacgagcagctgcatatgtacacatcatcacctaaactctccaactcaaggatggtccagcttcctcttgcctttacctgcaccacgtagcacccgtgagccaaagcccagcaagaaaacataataaagcgTGGCATAgtctcaacaacgatcataataaccattcaggactatcagtccaagcaaataggtgacaatagccaaaagtcacaataatgagcatcgctccttctagccatgtgacgatagggtcaccagggctcaactgacaagtgatcctttcataagtttgattaggacaggtgcatggtgaatggtcaccaacataaccttcctcccgaccctagagtcgtgcaacggacagcgtcccttggccatgtgacaaacagtcaccggggtcatataccttggccataaacatctggtcgtagaccaggcaagcgcttatagttctcattgaccttccggttggtccaacattaataccccatatgagtcattcaatgccgacctcgattagatctaatctttaatcggcccggcgttcacaacgcactgccacttctgacccttgggtcggtaaaacacgaccagtgctcagcccgtggtgaacttaactaagaagtcacagcttcacagacggatctgacaccattgtcgattctgactaataagtcggtgccatacacaggtaagccatgccatcaaacatatatcacatgtccactatccataaacaaggtattccgcatgcttacttaacagatattagtacaattaggactatgcataaacacagagactcaagctctgaacgatatcatacccagtacacaaagcatgtcctaatcacatgtttctcatgcatcatatgcaatatatctggcaatctaacatgcaccaataacagccacgcatgtcatacataataattaaccaacatgcgtcaataataaccatgcatgtctcacatacacagggtgcagttttcttacctccggttcgagtgagaattagaacaagaatgacccctgagaacgatcgatccttaatcctttaacggtcacctagtcataaccaaaacaacctccaattaatgaaaattaccaaagataggatcttaacctaaaccccactctcgggacctcaaaacatgcccacatagtgagtagattcgatcccgggccttaaggattgaaaccccaagccaaaagccctaaaaaacacccaaaatagggttctgaaggaacagggcagcgctacagcgctgcccttctagcgccccagcgctcaaaaCAGAATCACAAACCACCCAACTgagccctgtgtagcgctatagcgccctctgatgggcgttgtagcgctacccccagacagcaccacccctgaaacttccttcttcgacttcctcaattctaactcgattccaatgcttccaaatcccatttttggtgtcaattgaacccaaaaaccatccccacatgtcctagggaccacaaccccaagaaccctagccaaaactccaaccaattcccaagtttccaacccaaaaaccagctgaaacttaactaagaaaacagagcaaaaccaagagttctagtggctagaaactcaccttaatcttggcaacacaccctcttcaatggtggagtgtaaccctagcttggctaagcttggttccttggctcgattcctcaaactgagctcgaaaatccaaagagaaaagaggaagaaaatctatcgggagagaaggaggagagactctgtttttgttactcttttacagccttaatggctgatatatatctattaaggtaaaaagacctaaatacccttaggtctaaaataaaaccttagcagccaccaagggcaaaaccgtcctttcgcacctatctcgttaattataattaacactctccaattcccactattttcaatattcccaaacaccaataatccatatcccattatcctttaattcccggtaatgccctggtcattaaattcaccccgagactcaccccgatccccggacttaaacccgttatgactagaccgaacacttacatctcatgatcgtctcatgtcgactagctcgaaccaatccaccttataatgtggctatattaattaatcacaaatatGCACTTAAAATACACGATTACGCCCAcagagccaaattaccaaaataccctcataattaacatatgagcccgtACGCATGCATTTAccaccatataataatataattcacgcaaacatgcatataatcattaaatactataataaatcaattatggccctcccggcctcctaatcaaggtcccaaaccttattaggaaatttggggcattacaatcgaATAAGCATTGATTATATACAAAATAAAATCAACAAACAATGTATTGATATTCCATCAAAATAGCATCGAATATCTTTCAagtagataacatataaaagccatCAACATCGCATCGAATTAACATTGATGCATCACCATCAAATTAATGTTCTTGAACAaacatcgaaatggcatcgaaatagcatcgacaTATCATCAAAATTAAcagatttatcaaaatataactaaaacCAAGAAAGCATCGAAATACCATTGAACTAtaatcgaaattgcatcgaagtCAGCATCGACATATCAtcgattttatacaaaaaaaaaaaaactgaaaaccaTGCAAGCATCGAAATGGCATTGATATACCATCGATTGACTATCACCTTCATTTAATGGTCCATTGAAATACTATCGATGGAGCATTGATGAACAAtatttcaatttttaaaaatatacacATGCACTGAATGTCATCAAATTACCATCGATTAAGCATCGAAATGGTATCGATGTGGAATCGAATGAACATTGACCACAAAATTTTTGCAGAACTTAAACACAATCTTCCAAAATGATGCACATAGAATCAAACCCATTTAAAGCTACatttttgcaaaataaagattcaaaatcaaacccatttcattgattttatacattacgattcaattttttttttaaaaaaaaaaccataaaaaccgACTTACCGTTGCCGGAGATGGAGAAGAAGGTGGTGACGACAGTtgtgatgagagagagagagagcttcgccTGAGAGAGATAGTGAGAATATGAGGGGTTTGAGAGGTTGATAGAAAATTCCACTGAGAGAGAAATTAGAGAGTTCCGTTGGGATGGGAGTGCTTAATGCTAGGGGTGTTTTTgtccaaaaaaattagaaatGGCATATGTTAGGGAGAGTAAGTTATGttggcattttaaaaaaattaagtatgttaTAGGACATATAGTGTAAAATTTCCCCATTCAAAAGGCAGTATACtacataagtaaaaggctagtgggagcagaattaTGATATCCGactatagagaaattggcttactaCTTAATACTAGCATCTAGAAAACTatgaccctactttcaggctcatTCCATAGTTGTTtttaccgaccagccactacgaaAAGTCTTGCAAAACTAGAAGCCGTTGGTCGACTACTGGAATGGGCGGTTGTGctagggcagtttgaaatttcctatgctTCTCGAACAGCCATAAATGCTCGAGCCTTAGCGGACTTCGTAGCTGAATTCACCGGACTCCCAGCCAGCGAATAGATTATAGAACCCGAAGATCAAGACC
This genomic interval from Humulus lupulus chromosome 8, drHumLupu1.1, whole genome shotgun sequence contains the following:
- the LOC133796104 gene encoding uncharacterized protein LOC133796104, whose protein sequence is MAEKARFLIPYAIGRHEFHVLDGELNGEVDLLNKTCTCGVFKLIGIPSVHALSGSLKRGVNFYSLCSDYYKIETSRSSYTESIYPTGNEEEWIVPHDIMTIKVRTFTQKNPVGRPKKKQGRPKKKRNPSNGEKVVVEHKCSICGGLSHNRATCKVHV